The following are from one region of the Canis lupus baileyi chromosome 25, mCanLup2.hap1, whole genome shotgun sequence genome:
- the TUBA8 gene encoding tubulin alpha-8 chain isoform X2 — protein MLRDSCWPGLSVPGPLPPSVSQQRRRRYLEQLGWAGPAGRRAREESSRDDEVRAGTYRQLFHPEQLITGKEDAANNYARGHYTVGKESIDLVLDRIRKLTDACSGLQGFLIFHSFGGGTGSGFTSLLMERLSLDYGKKSKLEFAIYPAPQVSTAVVEPYNSILTTHTTLEHSDCAFMVDNEAIYDICRRNLDIERPTYTNLNRLISQIVSSITASLRFDGALNVDLTEFQTNLVPYPRIHFPLVTYAPIISAEKAYHEQLSVAEITSSCFEPNSQMVKCDPRHGKYMACCMLYRGDVVPKDVNVAIAAIKTKRTIQFVDWCPTGFKVGINYQPPTVVPGGDLAKVQRAVCMLSNTTAIAEAWARLDHKFDLMYAKRAFVHWYVGEGMEEGEFSEAREDLAALEKDYEEVGTDSFEEENEGEEF, from the exons ATGCTGCGGGACAGCTGCTGGCCGGGCCTGTCTGTCCCCGGCCCCCTCCCGCCCAGTGTGTCACAACAGCGGAGGCGGCGGTATCTGGAGCAGTTGGGGTGGGCAGGCCCAGCTGGGAGGCGAGCCCGCGAGGAGAGCAGCCGCGATG ATGAGGTTCGAGCAGGAACCTACCGCCAGCTCTTCCATCCAGAACAGTTGATCACAGGGAAGGAGGATGCAGCTAACAACTATGCCCGGGGCCACTACACAGTGGGCAAGGAGAGCATCGACCTGGTGCTGGATCGTATACGGAAGCTG ACAGATGCCTGCTCTGGCTTGCAGGGCTTCCTCATCTTCCACAGTTTTGGTGGGGGCACTGGCTCTGGCTTCACTTCTCTGTTGATGGAACGCCTCTCCTTGGATTATGGCAAGAAATCCAAGTTAGAGTTTGCTATTTACCCAGCTCCTCAGGTCTCCACTGCAGTGGTAGAGCCCTACAACTCCATTCTGACCACCCACACCACACTGGAACATTCAGATTGTGCTTTTATGGTGGATAATGAAGCCATCTATGACATCTGTCGCAGGAACCTAGACATTGAGCGCCCCACCTATACCAACCTCAACCGCCTCATCAGTCAGATTGTGTCCTCCATCACTGCCTCTCTCCGCTTTGATGGGGCCCTTAATGTGGACCTCACTGAGTTCCAGACCAACCTGGTGCCCTACCCCCGCATCCACTTCCCACTGGTCACTTATGCACCCATCATATCTGCTGAGAAAGCCTATCATGAACAACTCTCCGTGGCTGAGATAACCAGCTCCTGCTTTGAGCCCAACAGCCAGATGGTGAAGTGTGACCCAAGACATGGGAAGTACATGGCCTGCTGCATGCTCTACCGGGGGGATGTGGTGCCTAAGGATGTGAATGTCGCTATTGCCGCCATCAAGACCAAGAGGACTATTCAATTTGTAGATTGGTGTCCTACAGGCTTCAAG GTGGGCATCAACTATCAGCCCCCCACTGTGGTACCAGGAGGGGACCTGGCCAAAGTCCAGAGGGCTGTTTGCATGCTCAGCAACACCACAGCAATTGCAGAGGCCTGGGCCCGCCTGGACCACAAGTTTGATCTCATGTATGCCAAGCGGGCCTTTGTGCATTGGTATGTTGGAGAGGGAATGGAAGAAGGAGAATTTTCTGAGGCCAGGGAGGACCTGGCTGCACTGGAGAAGGATTATGAAGAAGTGGGGACTGAttcatttgaagaagaaaatgaaggggaGGAGTTTTAA
- the TUBA8 gene encoding tubulin alpha-8 chain isoform X1, whose translation MRECISVHVGQAGVQIGNACWELFCLEHGIQADGTFGVQGSKVNDDDSFTTFFSETGNGKHVPRAVMVDLEPTVVDEVRAGTYRQLFHPEQLITGKEDAANNYARGHYTVGKESIDLVLDRIRKLTDACSGLQGFLIFHSFGGGTGSGFTSLLMERLSLDYGKKSKLEFAIYPAPQVSTAVVEPYNSILTTHTTLEHSDCAFMVDNEAIYDICRRNLDIERPTYTNLNRLISQIVSSITASLRFDGALNVDLTEFQTNLVPYPRIHFPLVTYAPIISAEKAYHEQLSVAEITSSCFEPNSQMVKCDPRHGKYMACCMLYRGDVVPKDVNVAIAAIKTKRTIQFVDWCPTGFKVGINYQPPTVVPGGDLAKVQRAVCMLSNTTAIAEAWARLDHKFDLMYAKRAFVHWYVGEGMEEGEFSEAREDLAALEKDYEEVGTDSFEEENEGEEF comes from the exons ATG CGGGAGTGCATATCAGTCCACGTGGGTCAAGCAGGAGTTCAGATTGGCAATGCCTGCTGGGAGCTCTTCTGTCTGGAACATGGCATCCAGGCAGATGGCACCTTTGGTGTCCAAGGCAGCAAGGTCAATGATGATGACTCATTCACCACCTTTTTCAGTGAGACTGGTAATGGGAAACATGTGCCTCGGGCTGTCATGGTAGATCTGGAGCCTACTGTAGTAG ATGAGGTTCGAGCAGGAACCTACCGCCAGCTCTTCCATCCAGAACAGTTGATCACAGGGAAGGAGGATGCAGCTAACAACTATGCCCGGGGCCACTACACAGTGGGCAAGGAGAGCATCGACCTGGTGCTGGATCGTATACGGAAGCTG ACAGATGCCTGCTCTGGCTTGCAGGGCTTCCTCATCTTCCACAGTTTTGGTGGGGGCACTGGCTCTGGCTTCACTTCTCTGTTGATGGAACGCCTCTCCTTGGATTATGGCAAGAAATCCAAGTTAGAGTTTGCTATTTACCCAGCTCCTCAGGTCTCCACTGCAGTGGTAGAGCCCTACAACTCCATTCTGACCACCCACACCACACTGGAACATTCAGATTGTGCTTTTATGGTGGATAATGAAGCCATCTATGACATCTGTCGCAGGAACCTAGACATTGAGCGCCCCACCTATACCAACCTCAACCGCCTCATCAGTCAGATTGTGTCCTCCATCACTGCCTCTCTCCGCTTTGATGGGGCCCTTAATGTGGACCTCACTGAGTTCCAGACCAACCTGGTGCCCTACCCCCGCATCCACTTCCCACTGGTCACTTATGCACCCATCATATCTGCTGAGAAAGCCTATCATGAACAACTCTCCGTGGCTGAGATAACCAGCTCCTGCTTTGAGCCCAACAGCCAGATGGTGAAGTGTGACCCAAGACATGGGAAGTACATGGCCTGCTGCATGCTCTACCGGGGGGATGTGGTGCCTAAGGATGTGAATGTCGCTATTGCCGCCATCAAGACCAAGAGGACTATTCAATTTGTAGATTGGTGTCCTACAGGCTTCAAG GTGGGCATCAACTATCAGCCCCCCACTGTGGTACCAGGAGGGGACCTGGCCAAAGTCCAGAGGGCTGTTTGCATGCTCAGCAACACCACAGCAATTGCAGAGGCCTGGGCCCGCCTGGACCACAAGTTTGATCTCATGTATGCCAAGCGGGCCTTTGTGCATTGGTATGTTGGAGAGGGAATGGAAGAAGGAGAATTTTCTGAGGCCAGGGAGGACCTGGCTGCACTGGAGAAGGATTATGAAGAAGTGGGGACTGAttcatttgaagaagaaaatgaaggggaGGAGTTTTAA
- the TUBA8 gene encoding tubulin alpha-8 chain isoform X3, with the protein MVDLEPTVVDEVRAGTYRQLFHPEQLITGKEDAANNYARGHYTVGKESIDLVLDRIRKLTDACSGLQGFLIFHSFGGGTGSGFTSLLMERLSLDYGKKSKLEFAIYPAPQVSTAVVEPYNSILTTHTTLEHSDCAFMVDNEAIYDICRRNLDIERPTYTNLNRLISQIVSSITASLRFDGALNVDLTEFQTNLVPYPRIHFPLVTYAPIISAEKAYHEQLSVAEITSSCFEPNSQMVKCDPRHGKYMACCMLYRGDVVPKDVNVAIAAIKTKRTIQFVDWCPTGFKVGINYQPPTVVPGGDLAKVQRAVCMLSNTTAIAEAWARLDHKFDLMYAKRAFVHWYVGEGMEEGEFSEAREDLAALEKDYEEVGTDSFEEENEGEEF; encoded by the exons ATGGTAGATCTGGAGCCTACTGTAGTAG ATGAGGTTCGAGCAGGAACCTACCGCCAGCTCTTCCATCCAGAACAGTTGATCACAGGGAAGGAGGATGCAGCTAACAACTATGCCCGGGGCCACTACACAGTGGGCAAGGAGAGCATCGACCTGGTGCTGGATCGTATACGGAAGCTG ACAGATGCCTGCTCTGGCTTGCAGGGCTTCCTCATCTTCCACAGTTTTGGTGGGGGCACTGGCTCTGGCTTCACTTCTCTGTTGATGGAACGCCTCTCCTTGGATTATGGCAAGAAATCCAAGTTAGAGTTTGCTATTTACCCAGCTCCTCAGGTCTCCACTGCAGTGGTAGAGCCCTACAACTCCATTCTGACCACCCACACCACACTGGAACATTCAGATTGTGCTTTTATGGTGGATAATGAAGCCATCTATGACATCTGTCGCAGGAACCTAGACATTGAGCGCCCCACCTATACCAACCTCAACCGCCTCATCAGTCAGATTGTGTCCTCCATCACTGCCTCTCTCCGCTTTGATGGGGCCCTTAATGTGGACCTCACTGAGTTCCAGACCAACCTGGTGCCCTACCCCCGCATCCACTTCCCACTGGTCACTTATGCACCCATCATATCTGCTGAGAAAGCCTATCATGAACAACTCTCCGTGGCTGAGATAACCAGCTCCTGCTTTGAGCCCAACAGCCAGATGGTGAAGTGTGACCCAAGACATGGGAAGTACATGGCCTGCTGCATGCTCTACCGGGGGGATGTGGTGCCTAAGGATGTGAATGTCGCTATTGCCGCCATCAAGACCAAGAGGACTATTCAATTTGTAGATTGGTGTCCTACAGGCTTCAAG GTGGGCATCAACTATCAGCCCCCCACTGTGGTACCAGGAGGGGACCTGGCCAAAGTCCAGAGGGCTGTTTGCATGCTCAGCAACACCACAGCAATTGCAGAGGCCTGGGCCCGCCTGGACCACAAGTTTGATCTCATGTATGCCAAGCGGGCCTTTGTGCATTGGTATGTTGGAGAGGGAATGGAAGAAGGAGAATTTTCTGAGGCCAGGGAGGACCTGGCTGCACTGGAGAAGGATTATGAAGAAGTGGGGACTGAttcatttgaagaagaaaatgaaggggaGGAGTTTTAA